In one Brassica oleracea var. oleracea cultivar TO1000 chromosome C9, BOL, whole genome shotgun sequence genomic region, the following are encoded:
- the LOC106314850 gene encoding uncharacterized protein LOC106314850, protein MESMLQYSTSQSFGTDCKDLIAMIKEPHAWPSFATKLERIATLKICFPNFKITHIPRAQNQISDSLAKTASRNSARVAWDVVVRTKSQGGLGVKNLQVWNRACCLRLIWLLFFRSGSVWVAWFKEVVLKGSLCNYWTMKPNPSFSWLANKLIKMRHIVFPLIKMRVQNGLWTRFWSDNWTPFGSLDVFLNSSLSRLGIPIRATVASICRNGNWRLSPARSEQQLQLQRFLTTVELNEEDDHYEWEIHGNIGLKFSTGEVYTYLSGDAAQVGWAPLVWIKRGIPRQSFHVWLVAQNRLPTRDRLLSWGIQTDHLCLLCNNHGESQNHLFQECDYSYELWRLITTRLGVQPKRTWEETTAQLLSLPSSSTHTRVTLLAW, encoded by the exons ATGGAGAGCATGCTTCAGTATTCGACATCCCAGAGCTTTGGAACGGACTGCAAGGATTTGATCGCCATGATAAAGGAGCCTCATGCTTGGCCAAGCTTTGCAACAAAATTGGAGAGGATAGCGACTCTGAAGATATGCTTCCCGAACTTCAAAATCACTCATATTCCACGAGCGCAAAATCAGATTTCAGATTCTTTAGCTAAGACTGCGAG CAGGAACTCAGCCAGAGTGGCGTGGGACGTAGTGGTTAGGACTAAAAGCCAAGGAGGGTTAGGGGTAAAGAACCTACAAGTGTGGAATAGGGCGTGCTGTCTGAGGTTGATCTGGTTACTTTTCTTCAGGAGTGGCTCTGTTTGGGTGGCATGGTTCAAAGAAGTAGTGCTCAAAGGTTCGCTCTGTAACTACTGGACAATGAAGCCAAACCCATCCTTCTCGTGGCTGGCAAATAAACTCATCAAGATGCGGCACATTGTCTTCCCCCTGATAAAAATGAGAGTTCAGAATGGTCTCTGGACAAGATTTTGGTCTGACAACTGGACTCCGTTTGGCAGTCTAGATGTCTTTCTCAATAGCTCTCTGTCTCGTTTGGGAATCCCGATCAGAGCAACGGTGGCCTCTATCTGTAGGAATGGGAATTGGCGACTTTCTCCTGCAAGATCAGAACAACAACTTCAATTACAACGTTTTCTAACTACGGTAGAGTTAAATGAGGAAGATGATCACTATGAATGGGAGATACATGGGAATATTGGGTTGAAGTTCTCTACGGGAGAAGTGTATACATACCTGAGTGGCGATGCAGCGCAAGTGGGTTGGGCTCCGTTGGTCTGGATCAAGAGAGGGATCCCAAGGCAGAGCTTCCATGTCTGGCTGGTGGCTCAGAATAGGCTTCCAACAAGGGATCGGTTATTGAGCTGGGGAATTCAAACCGATCATCTTTGCCTACTTTGCAACAATCACGGTGAGTCTCAGAACCATCTGTTTCAGGAGTGTGACTATAGTTATGAACTGTGGAGATTAATAACAACGAGACTAGGAGTACAGCCAAAGAGAACATGGGAAGAAACGACGGCTCAGCTATTGTCCCTTCCGTCTTCTTCTACTCATACTAGGGTCACTCTTCTAGCTTGGTAA